From a single Parambassis ranga chromosome 2, fParRan2.1, whole genome shotgun sequence genomic region:
- the LOC114448783 gene encoding polyhomeotic-like protein 1 isoform X5, with protein sequence METDGEQNQQGASTNGTSASGTSSRPSPMNSMSLYERQAVQALQALQRQPNAAQYFQQLMLQQQINNAQLQNLAAVQQVKATLAASRQSSPSSSSSSQTTSTTAASVTSGSGSTASSRPMGASATSTISQSVLLSGTAGGQGQMYLRVNRSLRAPISSQLIFMPGSTATAAVATVTQQSQAQQQQQQQQQEVAPASSCSSQSENDQVQNLAMRGVSSPKGVKTEAPERSDSAAFSLVQPPHQSTPQSPSKPSQPQPQPPHIKIPTYPQPTNLKAHPASSSSGASSSSSSSASSSIPLSQLLLHGTRTLTTGTTAPTAAHTLVLASNAASQPHGYPVGTATIKPAVNTQTLVVQPLQKTCGEKSGHGNGPIPIQPKTLQGLRLPLQLPSRNPPPILPAPPPASSSAQPPQPPHIPVQIVGARQSTLGNAQALALARGSCSRDGAAAVLSSSSSLLTMVASIASREGGVVGRGVGLKTLQSPQEAPSLAQVSQVHPQTNQSSGQSQNGPLVSSPASSQSSTLSSPPTSLSRSSLSLPLVSEEQRGASAGVTTNGDSAGGQTPQGKQLTGSLKRKSDSIPANDEDGPSPPRLQPIRDQASALPANPSHAADPAAPPPPAASSPAPVLSVSRGSCGQGERAPPPQAVVKPQVLTHLIEGFVIQEGAEPFPQVCGPVKDSAGEDLTNDSPDTNQSETVTTATVLKCEYCKNFAPASQFRGTKRFCSMSCAKRYNVSFRQNICAQQGQGQRPGQDRSPDRDQGLGLGHVSNSDEEGGGIARRRVPRRTSSEIASAKIAGRPVPVKCRSESSHSDEESSGEEDEDDPMSLSPASSASCHQPPPPPPSSSLPTESSAPSCLLASPAQWSVEEVSQFISSLQGCEDLASQFLSQEIDGQALLLLKEEHLMSTMNIKLGPALKICAHINTLKD encoded by the exons atggagACGGACGGAGAGCAGAACCAGCAGGGGGCCTCGACCAATGGAACCAGCGCGTCTGGGACCAGTTCCCGCCCCTCTCCAATGAACTCCATGTCTCTGTATGAAAGACAGGCGgtgcag GCCCTGCAGGCGTTACAGAGGCAGCCCAATGCGGCTCAGTACTTCCAGCagctgatgctgcagcagcagatcaacAATGCCCAGCTGCAGAACCTGGCTGCCGTGCAACAGGTAAAG gcCACTCTGGCAGCCAGTCGTCAGTCCAGTCCCTCCAGTAGCAGCTCTTCTCAGACCACCAGCACCACTGCC GCCAGTGTGACCTCTGGGTCGGGGTCCACAGCCAGCAGCCGTCCTATGGGCGCCTCGGCGACATCCACCATCAGccagtcagtgctgctgagcGGGACGGCAGGAGGGCAGGGGCAGATGTACCTGAGGGTCAACCGCTCCCTGAGGGCGCCCATCTCCTCGCAGCTAATCTTCATGCCCGGCAGCACGGCAACTGCTGCCGTGGCAACTGTAACCCAGCAGTCGcaggctcagcagcagcagcagcagcagcagcaggaagtggctccagcttcctcctgcagcagccagtCGGAGAACGACCAG gtgcagAATCTGGCCATGAGAGGCGTGTCCAGTCCCAAGGGAGTTAAGACGGAGGCCCCAGAGAGGAGTGACTCAG CTGCCTTCTCTCTGGTCCAGCCCCCCCACCAGTCCACCCCGCAGTCCCCCTCCAAACCCAGCCAGCCTCAGCCCCAACCCCCCCACATCAAAATCCCTACTTACCCCCAGCCCACAAATCTCAAAGCCCACCCTGCCTCGTCTTCCTCTggcgcctcctcctcctcctcctcgtctgcgtcctcctccatccctctctctcagctcctccttcacgGCACTCGGACGCTGACCACGGGAACCACGGCCCCCACGGCGGCACACACGCTGGTCCTCGCCTCCAACGCAGCGTCTCAGCCCCACGGGTACCCCGTTGGCACGGCGACCATCAAGCCGGCGGTGAACACTCAGACTCTGGTGGTGCAGCCTCTGCAGAAGACCTGCGGTGAGAAGTCAGGTCACGGTAACGGACCCATCCCCATCCAGCCCAAAACCTTACAGGGGCTCCGCCTGCCCCTCCAGCTACCTTCCAGGAACCCCCCTCCTATTCTGCCTGCCCCCCCACCAGCCAGCAGCTCCGCCCAGCCTCCACAGCCGCCTCACATCCCGGTCCAGATTGTGGGGGCCAGGCAGAGCACCCTCGGAAATGCCCAGGCTCTGGCCCTGGCTCGGGGCAGCTGCAGCCGTGACGGCGCCGCCGCCGtcctcagcagctcctccagcctccTCACCATGGTGGCTTCCATCGCTTCGAGGGAAGGTGGGGTTGTGGGCAGAGGGGTGGGGCTAAAGACACTTCAGTCTCCTCAGGAGGCTCCCTCACTGGCTCAGGTGTCTCAGGTGCACCCACAGACCAATCAAAGCTCTGGACAGAGTCAGAACGGACCTCTGGTTTCAAGCCCCGCCTCCTCTCAGTCCTCTACCCTTTCGTCTCCCCCCACCTCGCTGTCtcgctcctccctctccctgcctctggtgtctgaggagcagagaggagcatcAGCAGGCGTGACCACAAATGGAGATTCAGCGGGAGGTCAGACGCCACAG GGGAAACAGTTGACGGGTTCTCTGAAAAGAAAATCAGACTCCATCCCGGCCAATGATGAAGATGGACCCTCACCTCCTCGGCTCCAACCAATCAGAGATCAAGCCTCTGCGCTCCCAGCTAACCCCAGCCACGCTG cagaccctgctgctcctcctcctccagctgcctcctCTCCCGCTCCAGTGCTGTCAGTGTCCCGCGGCAGCTGCGGTCAGGGCGAGCGAGCTCCGCCTCCTCAAGCCGTGGTCAAACCCCAGGTTCTGACGCACCTCATCGAGGGCTTTGTCATCCAGGAAGGGGCGGAGCCTTTCCCT CAGGTGTGCGGTCCAGTAAAGGACTCTGCCGGCGAGGATCTGACCAACGACAGCCCGGACACTAACCAGTCAGAGACTGTTACCACAGCAACAG TGCTGAAGTGCGAGTACTGTAAGAACTTTGCTCCTGCCAGCCAGTTCAGAGGCACCAAGCGGTTCTGCTCCATGTCGTGTGCAAAGAG GTACAACGTCAGCTTCAGGCAGAACATCTGCGCGCAGCAGGGTCAAGGCCAGCGCCCGGGTCAGGACCGCTCACCGGACCGGGACCAGGGTCTGGGTCTGGGTCACGTCTCAAACTCTGacgaggagggaggagggatcGCGAGGAGGAGGGTGCCCCGCAGAACCAGCTCGGAAATAGCCAGCGCCAAGATCGCAGGGAGACCTGTGCCCGTGAAG TGCCGCTCAGAATCCAGCCATTCAGACGAGGAGTCCAGCGGCGAGGAGGATGAAGACGACCCcatgtccctctcacccgcctCCTCTGCCTCATGCCAccagccacctcctcctcctccttcttcttcactccCAACGGAGAGCTCGGCTCCCAGCTGCCTGCTGGCGAGCCCCGCCCAGTGGAGTGTGGAGGAAGTGTCGCAGTTCATTTCCTCACTGCAAG gCTGTGAAGATCTGGCCTCCCAGTTCCTGTCGCAGGAGATCGACGGCCAGGCCCTGCTCCTGCTGAAGGAGGAGCACCTCATGTCCACCATGAACATCAAGCTAGGTCCCGCCCTCAAGATCTGTGCTCACATCAACACTCTGAAAGACTGA
- the LOC114448783 gene encoding polyhomeotic-like protein 1 isoform X2 has product METDGEQNQQGASTNGTSASGTSSRPSPMNSMSLYERQAVQALQALQRQPNAAQYFQQLMLQQQINNAQLQNLAAVQQVKATLAASRQSSPSSSSSSQTTSTTAASVTSGSGSTASSRPMGASATSTISQSVLLSGTAGGQGQMYLRVNRSLRAPISSQLIFMPGSTATAAVATVTQQSQAQQQQQQQQQEVAPASSCSSQSENDQVQNLAMRGVSSPKGVKTEAPERSDSAAFSLVQPPHQSTPQSPSKPSQPQPQPPHIKIPTYPQPTNLKAHPASSSSGASSSSSSSASSSIPLSQLLLHGTRTLTTGTTAPTAAHTLVLASNAASQPHGYPVGTATIKPAVNTQTLVVQPLQKTCGEKSGHGNGPIPIQPKTLQGLRLPLQLPSRNPPPILPAPPPASSSAQPPQPPHIPVQIVGARQSTLGNAQALALARGSCSRDGAAAVLSSSSSLLTMVASIASREGGVVGRGVGLKTLQSPQEAPSLAQVSQVHPQTNQSSGQSQNGPLVSSPASSQSSTLSSPPTSLSRSSLSLPLVSEEQRGASAGVTTNGDSAGGQTPQGKQLTGSLKRKSDSIPANDEDGPSPPRLQPIRDQASALPANPSHAADPAAPPPPAASSPAPVLSVSRGSCGQGERAPPPQAVVKPQVLTHLIEGFVIQEGAEPFPVCGPVKDSAGEDLTNDSPDTNQSETVTTATVLKCEYCKNFAPASQFRGTKRFCSMSCAKSMYWFPRYNVSFRQNICAQQGQGQRPGQDRSPDRDQGLGLGHVSNSDEEGGGIARRRVPRRTSSEIASAKIAGRPVPVKCRSESSHSDEESSGEEDEDDPMSLSPASSASCHQPPPPPPSSSLPTESSAPSCLLASPAQWSVEEVSQFISSLQGCEDLASQFLSQEIDGQALLLLKEEHLMSTMNIKLGPALKICAHINTLKD; this is encoded by the exons atggagACGGACGGAGAGCAGAACCAGCAGGGGGCCTCGACCAATGGAACCAGCGCGTCTGGGACCAGTTCCCGCCCCTCTCCAATGAACTCCATGTCTCTGTATGAAAGACAGGCGgtgcag GCCCTGCAGGCGTTACAGAGGCAGCCCAATGCGGCTCAGTACTTCCAGCagctgatgctgcagcagcagatcaacAATGCCCAGCTGCAGAACCTGGCTGCCGTGCAACAGGTAAAG gcCACTCTGGCAGCCAGTCGTCAGTCCAGTCCCTCCAGTAGCAGCTCTTCTCAGACCACCAGCACCACTGCC GCCAGTGTGACCTCTGGGTCGGGGTCCACAGCCAGCAGCCGTCCTATGGGCGCCTCGGCGACATCCACCATCAGccagtcagtgctgctgagcGGGACGGCAGGAGGGCAGGGGCAGATGTACCTGAGGGTCAACCGCTCCCTGAGGGCGCCCATCTCCTCGCAGCTAATCTTCATGCCCGGCAGCACGGCAACTGCTGCCGTGGCAACTGTAACCCAGCAGTCGcaggctcagcagcagcagcagcagcagcagcaggaagtggctccagcttcctcctgcagcagccagtCGGAGAACGACCAG gtgcagAATCTGGCCATGAGAGGCGTGTCCAGTCCCAAGGGAGTTAAGACGGAGGCCCCAGAGAGGAGTGACTCAG CTGCCTTCTCTCTGGTCCAGCCCCCCCACCAGTCCACCCCGCAGTCCCCCTCCAAACCCAGCCAGCCTCAGCCCCAACCCCCCCACATCAAAATCCCTACTTACCCCCAGCCCACAAATCTCAAAGCCCACCCTGCCTCGTCTTCCTCTggcgcctcctcctcctcctcctcgtctgcgtcctcctccatccctctctctcagctcctccttcacgGCACTCGGACGCTGACCACGGGAACCACGGCCCCCACGGCGGCACACACGCTGGTCCTCGCCTCCAACGCAGCGTCTCAGCCCCACGGGTACCCCGTTGGCACGGCGACCATCAAGCCGGCGGTGAACACTCAGACTCTGGTGGTGCAGCCTCTGCAGAAGACCTGCGGTGAGAAGTCAGGTCACGGTAACGGACCCATCCCCATCCAGCCCAAAACCTTACAGGGGCTCCGCCTGCCCCTCCAGCTACCTTCCAGGAACCCCCCTCCTATTCTGCCTGCCCCCCCACCAGCCAGCAGCTCCGCCCAGCCTCCACAGCCGCCTCACATCCCGGTCCAGATTGTGGGGGCCAGGCAGAGCACCCTCGGAAATGCCCAGGCTCTGGCCCTGGCTCGGGGCAGCTGCAGCCGTGACGGCGCCGCCGCCGtcctcagcagctcctccagcctccTCACCATGGTGGCTTCCATCGCTTCGAGGGAAGGTGGGGTTGTGGGCAGAGGGGTGGGGCTAAAGACACTTCAGTCTCCTCAGGAGGCTCCCTCACTGGCTCAGGTGTCTCAGGTGCACCCACAGACCAATCAAAGCTCTGGACAGAGTCAGAACGGACCTCTGGTTTCAAGCCCCGCCTCCTCTCAGTCCTCTACCCTTTCGTCTCCCCCCACCTCGCTGTCtcgctcctccctctccctgcctctggtgtctgaggagcagagaggagcatcAGCAGGCGTGACCACAAATGGAGATTCAGCGGGAGGTCAGACGCCACAG GGGAAACAGTTGACGGGTTCTCTGAAAAGAAAATCAGACTCCATCCCGGCCAATGATGAAGATGGACCCTCACCTCCTCGGCTCCAACCAATCAGAGATCAAGCCTCTGCGCTCCCAGCTAACCCCAGCCACGCTG cagaccctgctgctcctcctcctccagctgcctcctCTCCCGCTCCAGTGCTGTCAGTGTCCCGCGGCAGCTGCGGTCAGGGCGAGCGAGCTCCGCCTCCTCAAGCCGTGGTCAAACCCCAGGTTCTGACGCACCTCATCGAGGGCTTTGTCATCCAGGAAGGGGCGGAGCCTTTCCCT GTGTGCGGTCCAGTAAAGGACTCTGCCGGCGAGGATCTGACCAACGACAGCCCGGACACTAACCAGTCAGAGACTGTTACCACAGCAACAG TGCTGAAGTGCGAGTACTGTAAGAACTTTGCTCCTGCCAGCCAGTTCAGAGGCACCAAGCGGTTCTGCTCCATGTCGTGTGCAAAGAG TATGTATTGGTTCCCCAGGTACAACGTCAGCTTCAGGCAGAACATCTGCGCGCAGCAGGGTCAAGGCCAGCGCCCGGGTCAGGACCGCTCACCGGACCGGGACCAGGGTCTGGGTCTGGGTCACGTCTCAAACTCTGacgaggagggaggagggatcGCGAGGAGGAGGGTGCCCCGCAGAACCAGCTCGGAAATAGCCAGCGCCAAGATCGCAGGGAGACCTGTGCCCGTGAAG TGCCGCTCAGAATCCAGCCATTCAGACGAGGAGTCCAGCGGCGAGGAGGATGAAGACGACCCcatgtccctctcacccgcctCCTCTGCCTCATGCCAccagccacctcctcctcctccttcttcttcactccCAACGGAGAGCTCGGCTCCCAGCTGCCTGCTGGCGAGCCCCGCCCAGTGGAGTGTGGAGGAAGTGTCGCAGTTCATTTCCTCACTGCAAG gCTGTGAAGATCTGGCCTCCCAGTTCCTGTCGCAGGAGATCGACGGCCAGGCCCTGCTCCTGCTGAAGGAGGAGCACCTCATGTCCACCATGAACATCAAGCTAGGTCCCGCCCTCAAGATCTGTGCTCACATCAACACTCTGAAAGACTGA
- the LOC114448783 gene encoding polyhomeotic-like protein 1 isoform X1, with amino-acid sequence METDGEQNQQGASTNGTSASGTSSRPSPMNSMSLYERQAVQALQALQRQPNAAQYFQQLMLQQQINNAQLQNLAAVQQVKATLAASRQSSPSSSSSSQTTSTTAASVTSGSGSTASSRPMGASATSTISQSVLLSGTAGGQGQMYLRVNRSLRAPISSQLIFMPGSTATAAVATVTQQSQAQQQQQQQQQEVAPASSCSSQSENDQVQNLAMRGVSSPKGVKTEAPERSDSAAFSLVQPPHQSTPQSPSKPSQPQPQPPHIKIPTYPQPTNLKAHPASSSSGASSSSSSSASSSIPLSQLLLHGTRTLTTGTTAPTAAHTLVLASNAASQPHGYPVGTATIKPAVNTQTLVVQPLQKTCGEKSGHGNGPIPIQPKTLQGLRLPLQLPSRNPPPILPAPPPASSSAQPPQPPHIPVQIVGARQSTLGNAQALALARGSCSRDGAAAVLSSSSSLLTMVASIASREGGVVGRGVGLKTLQSPQEAPSLAQVSQVHPQTNQSSGQSQNGPLVSSPASSQSSTLSSPPTSLSRSSLSLPLVSEEQRGASAGVTTNGDSAGGQTPQGKQLTGSLKRKSDSIPANDEDGPSPPRLQPIRDQASALPANPSHAADPAAPPPPAASSPAPVLSVSRGSCGQGERAPPPQAVVKPQVLTHLIEGFVIQEGAEPFPQVCGPVKDSAGEDLTNDSPDTNQSETVTTATVLKCEYCKNFAPASQFRGTKRFCSMSCAKSMYWFPRYNVSFRQNICAQQGQGQRPGQDRSPDRDQGLGLGHVSNSDEEGGGIARRRVPRRTSSEIASAKIAGRPVPVKCRSESSHSDEESSGEEDEDDPMSLSPASSASCHQPPPPPPSSSLPTESSAPSCLLASPAQWSVEEVSQFISSLQGCEDLASQFLSQEIDGQALLLLKEEHLMSTMNIKLGPALKICAHINTLKD; translated from the exons atggagACGGACGGAGAGCAGAACCAGCAGGGGGCCTCGACCAATGGAACCAGCGCGTCTGGGACCAGTTCCCGCCCCTCTCCAATGAACTCCATGTCTCTGTATGAAAGACAGGCGgtgcag GCCCTGCAGGCGTTACAGAGGCAGCCCAATGCGGCTCAGTACTTCCAGCagctgatgctgcagcagcagatcaacAATGCCCAGCTGCAGAACCTGGCTGCCGTGCAACAGGTAAAG gcCACTCTGGCAGCCAGTCGTCAGTCCAGTCCCTCCAGTAGCAGCTCTTCTCAGACCACCAGCACCACTGCC GCCAGTGTGACCTCTGGGTCGGGGTCCACAGCCAGCAGCCGTCCTATGGGCGCCTCGGCGACATCCACCATCAGccagtcagtgctgctgagcGGGACGGCAGGAGGGCAGGGGCAGATGTACCTGAGGGTCAACCGCTCCCTGAGGGCGCCCATCTCCTCGCAGCTAATCTTCATGCCCGGCAGCACGGCAACTGCTGCCGTGGCAACTGTAACCCAGCAGTCGcaggctcagcagcagcagcagcagcagcagcaggaagtggctccagcttcctcctgcagcagccagtCGGAGAACGACCAG gtgcagAATCTGGCCATGAGAGGCGTGTCCAGTCCCAAGGGAGTTAAGACGGAGGCCCCAGAGAGGAGTGACTCAG CTGCCTTCTCTCTGGTCCAGCCCCCCCACCAGTCCACCCCGCAGTCCCCCTCCAAACCCAGCCAGCCTCAGCCCCAACCCCCCCACATCAAAATCCCTACTTACCCCCAGCCCACAAATCTCAAAGCCCACCCTGCCTCGTCTTCCTCTggcgcctcctcctcctcctcctcgtctgcgtcctcctccatccctctctctcagctcctccttcacgGCACTCGGACGCTGACCACGGGAACCACGGCCCCCACGGCGGCACACACGCTGGTCCTCGCCTCCAACGCAGCGTCTCAGCCCCACGGGTACCCCGTTGGCACGGCGACCATCAAGCCGGCGGTGAACACTCAGACTCTGGTGGTGCAGCCTCTGCAGAAGACCTGCGGTGAGAAGTCAGGTCACGGTAACGGACCCATCCCCATCCAGCCCAAAACCTTACAGGGGCTCCGCCTGCCCCTCCAGCTACCTTCCAGGAACCCCCCTCCTATTCTGCCTGCCCCCCCACCAGCCAGCAGCTCCGCCCAGCCTCCACAGCCGCCTCACATCCCGGTCCAGATTGTGGGGGCCAGGCAGAGCACCCTCGGAAATGCCCAGGCTCTGGCCCTGGCTCGGGGCAGCTGCAGCCGTGACGGCGCCGCCGCCGtcctcagcagctcctccagcctccTCACCATGGTGGCTTCCATCGCTTCGAGGGAAGGTGGGGTTGTGGGCAGAGGGGTGGGGCTAAAGACACTTCAGTCTCCTCAGGAGGCTCCCTCACTGGCTCAGGTGTCTCAGGTGCACCCACAGACCAATCAAAGCTCTGGACAGAGTCAGAACGGACCTCTGGTTTCAAGCCCCGCCTCCTCTCAGTCCTCTACCCTTTCGTCTCCCCCCACCTCGCTGTCtcgctcctccctctccctgcctctggtgtctgaggagcagagaggagcatcAGCAGGCGTGACCACAAATGGAGATTCAGCGGGAGGTCAGACGCCACAG GGGAAACAGTTGACGGGTTCTCTGAAAAGAAAATCAGACTCCATCCCGGCCAATGATGAAGATGGACCCTCACCTCCTCGGCTCCAACCAATCAGAGATCAAGCCTCTGCGCTCCCAGCTAACCCCAGCCACGCTG cagaccctgctgctcctcctcctccagctgcctcctCTCCCGCTCCAGTGCTGTCAGTGTCCCGCGGCAGCTGCGGTCAGGGCGAGCGAGCTCCGCCTCCTCAAGCCGTGGTCAAACCCCAGGTTCTGACGCACCTCATCGAGGGCTTTGTCATCCAGGAAGGGGCGGAGCCTTTCCCT CAGGTGTGCGGTCCAGTAAAGGACTCTGCCGGCGAGGATCTGACCAACGACAGCCCGGACACTAACCAGTCAGAGACTGTTACCACAGCAACAG TGCTGAAGTGCGAGTACTGTAAGAACTTTGCTCCTGCCAGCCAGTTCAGAGGCACCAAGCGGTTCTGCTCCATGTCGTGTGCAAAGAG TATGTATTGGTTCCCCAGGTACAACGTCAGCTTCAGGCAGAACATCTGCGCGCAGCAGGGTCAAGGCCAGCGCCCGGGTCAGGACCGCTCACCGGACCGGGACCAGGGTCTGGGTCTGGGTCACGTCTCAAACTCTGacgaggagggaggagggatcGCGAGGAGGAGGGTGCCCCGCAGAACCAGCTCGGAAATAGCCAGCGCCAAGATCGCAGGGAGACCTGTGCCCGTGAAG TGCCGCTCAGAATCCAGCCATTCAGACGAGGAGTCCAGCGGCGAGGAGGATGAAGACGACCCcatgtccctctcacccgcctCCTCTGCCTCATGCCAccagccacctcctcctcctccttcttcttcactccCAACGGAGAGCTCGGCTCCCAGCTGCCTGCTGGCGAGCCCCGCCCAGTGGAGTGTGGAGGAAGTGTCGCAGTTCATTTCCTCACTGCAAG gCTGTGAAGATCTGGCCTCCCAGTTCCTGTCGCAGGAGATCGACGGCCAGGCCCTGCTCCTGCTGAAGGAGGAGCACCTCATGTCCACCATGAACATCAAGCTAGGTCCCGCCCTCAAGATCTGTGCTCACATCAACACTCTGAAAGACTGA